The following coding sequences are from one Anas acuta chromosome 15, bAnaAcu1.1, whole genome shotgun sequence window:
- the DECR2 gene encoding peroxisomal 2,4-dienoyl-CoA reductase [(3E)-enoyl-CoA-producing] isoform X1 has product MAQGAAASRPPGDVEADECLREYRHLCSPDILAGQVAFITGGGSGIGFRIAEIFMRHGCRTVIASRSLQRVSEASKKLVAATGQQCLPLAVDVRQPQTIVAAVDEALREFKRIDILVNGAAGNFLCPASALSFNAFKTVMDIDTLGTFNTSKVLFEKYFRDHGGVIINITATLGYRGQALQVHAGTAKAAIDAMTRHLAVEWGPNNIRVNSLAPGPITGTEGFRRLGGKFAEESRRFDTIPLHRAGNKTEIAHSALYLASPLSSYVTGTTLVVDGGSWLTSANDFPALLDFWAAGANPNP; this is encoded by the exons ATGGCGCAgggcgccgccgcctcccggccGCCGGGGGACGTGGAGGCCGACGAGTGCCTGCGGGAGTACCGGCACCTCTGCAGCCCCGACATCCTGGC gGGCCAGGTGGCCTTCATCACCGGCGGCGGCTCCGGCATCGGCTTCCGCATCGCAGAGATCTTCATGAG GCACGGCTGCCGCACTGTCATCGCCAGCAGGAGCCTGCAGCGGGTGTCGGAG gCCTCAAAAAAGCTGGTGGCAGCCACGGGGCAGCAATGCCTGCCCCTGGCCGTAGACGTCAGGCAGCCTCAAACCATCGTGGCCGCGGTGGACGAGGCGCTGAGAGAGTTCAAGCGCATCGACATCCTGGTTAATG GTGCTGCGGGGAACTTCCTGTGCCCAGCCAGCGCCCTGTCCTTCAACGCCTTCAAAACCGTGATGGATATCGACACGCTGGGCACCTTCAACACCTCCAAAGTCCTCTTCGAGAAATATTTCCGG GACCACGGCGGGGTCATCATTAACATCACGGCCACCCTGGGCTACCGAGGGCAGGCTCTCCAGGTGCACGCCGGCACTGCCAAGGCCGCTATAG ACGCCATGACCCGTCACCTTGCTGTGGAGTGGGGTCCCAACAACATCCGAGTCAACAGCCTGGCGCCGGGCCCCATCACGGGCACTGAGGGCTTCCGCCGCCTGG GTGGGAAATTTGCCGAAGAATCCAGGCGGTTTGACACCATCCCCCTTCACCGCGCGGGGAACAAGACGGAGATCGCCCACAGCGCCCTGTACCTGGCGAGCCCCCTCTCCTCCTACGTGACGGGCACCACCCTGGTGGTGGACGGCGGGAGCTGGCTCACCTCTGCCAACGACTTCCCCGCCTTGCTGG ATTTCTGGGCTGCGGGAGCGAACCCAAATCCCTGA
- the DECR2 gene encoding peroxisomal 2,4-dienoyl-CoA reductase [(3E)-enoyl-CoA-producing] isoform X2, translating into MAQGAAASRPPGDVEADECLREYRHLCSPDILAGQVAFITGGGSGIGFRIAEIFMRHGCRTVIASRSLQRVSEASKKLVAATGQQCLPLAVDVRQPQTIVAAVDEALREFKRIDILVNGAAGNFLCPASALSFNAFKTVMDIDTLGTFNTSKVLFEKYFRDHGGVIINITATLGYRGQALQVHAGTAKAAIDAMTRHLAVEWGPNNIRVNSLAPGPITGTEGFRRLGGKFAEESRRFDTIPLHRAGNKTEIAHSALYLASPLSSYVTGTTLVVDGGSWLTSANDFPALLGIASSSAKL; encoded by the exons ATGGCGCAgggcgccgccgcctcccggccGCCGGGGGACGTGGAGGCCGACGAGTGCCTGCGGGAGTACCGGCACCTCTGCAGCCCCGACATCCTGGC gGGCCAGGTGGCCTTCATCACCGGCGGCGGCTCCGGCATCGGCTTCCGCATCGCAGAGATCTTCATGAG GCACGGCTGCCGCACTGTCATCGCCAGCAGGAGCCTGCAGCGGGTGTCGGAG gCCTCAAAAAAGCTGGTGGCAGCCACGGGGCAGCAATGCCTGCCCCTGGCCGTAGACGTCAGGCAGCCTCAAACCATCGTGGCCGCGGTGGACGAGGCGCTGAGAGAGTTCAAGCGCATCGACATCCTGGTTAATG GTGCTGCGGGGAACTTCCTGTGCCCAGCCAGCGCCCTGTCCTTCAACGCCTTCAAAACCGTGATGGATATCGACACGCTGGGCACCTTCAACACCTCCAAAGTCCTCTTCGAGAAATATTTCCGG GACCACGGCGGGGTCATCATTAACATCACGGCCACCCTGGGCTACCGAGGGCAGGCTCTCCAGGTGCACGCCGGCACTGCCAAGGCCGCTATAG ACGCCATGACCCGTCACCTTGCTGTGGAGTGGGGTCCCAACAACATCCGAGTCAACAGCCTGGCGCCGGGCCCCATCACGGGCACTGAGGGCTTCCGCCGCCTGG GTGGGAAATTTGCCGAAGAATCCAGGCGGTTTGACACCATCCCCCTTCACCGCGCGGGGAACAAGACGGAGATCGCCCACAGCGCCCTGTACCTGGCGAGCCCCCTCTCCTCCTACGTGACGGGCACCACCCTGGTGGTGGACGGCGGGAGCTGGCTCACCTCTGCCAACGACTTCCCCGCCTTGCTGGGTATTGCTTCATCCTCTGCTAAGCTCTAG
- the DECR2 gene encoding peroxisomal 2,4-dienoyl-CoA reductase [(3E)-enoyl-CoA-producing] isoform X3: protein MAQGAAASRPPGDVEADECLREYRHLCSPDILAGQVAFITGGGSGIGFRIAEIFMRHGCRTVIASRSLQRVSEASKKLVAATGQQCLPLAVDVRQPQTIVAAVDEALREFKRIDILVNGAAGNFLCPASALSFNAFKTVMDIDTLGTFNTSKVLFEKYFRDHGGVIINITATLGYRGQALQVHAGTAKAAIGPFALSRSPWLFVPTTAAGMALFSVPHPSCALSRRHDPSPCCGVGSQQHPSQQPGAGPHHGH, encoded by the exons ATGGCGCAgggcgccgccgcctcccggccGCCGGGGGACGTGGAGGCCGACGAGTGCCTGCGGGAGTACCGGCACCTCTGCAGCCCCGACATCCTGGC gGGCCAGGTGGCCTTCATCACCGGCGGCGGCTCCGGCATCGGCTTCCGCATCGCAGAGATCTTCATGAG GCACGGCTGCCGCACTGTCATCGCCAGCAGGAGCCTGCAGCGGGTGTCGGAG gCCTCAAAAAAGCTGGTGGCAGCCACGGGGCAGCAATGCCTGCCCCTGGCCGTAGACGTCAGGCAGCCTCAAACCATCGTGGCCGCGGTGGACGAGGCGCTGAGAGAGTTCAAGCGCATCGACATCCTGGTTAATG GTGCTGCGGGGAACTTCCTGTGCCCAGCCAGCGCCCTGTCCTTCAACGCCTTCAAAACCGTGATGGATATCGACACGCTGGGCACCTTCAACACCTCCAAAGTCCTCTTCGAGAAATATTTCCGG GACCACGGCGGGGTCATCATTAACATCACGGCCACCCTGGGCTACCGAGGGCAGGCTCTCCAGGTGCACGCCGGCACTGCCAAGGCCGCTATAG GGCCTTTTGCTCTCAGCCGGTCTCCCTGGCTTTTTGTCCCCACGACAGCTGCGGGAATGGCTTTGTTCTCCGTGCCTCATCCCTCTTGTGCTCTTTCCAGACGCCATGACCCGTCACCTTGCTGTGGAGTGGGGTCCCAACAACATCCGAGTCAACAGCCTGGCGCCGGGCCCCATCACGGGCACTGA
- the LOC137865012 gene encoding nucleoside diphosphate kinase, mitochondrial-like, producing the protein MGSLGRCLARGLLRGQLGLSLGPPRCYGSAPPELREQTLVLVKPDAVQRRLVGDVIRRFERRGFKLVAMKLLQADRGLLDKHYQQLRQKPFYPALLSYMTSGPLVAMVWEGYNVVRSTRAMVGDTNSAQAAAGTIRGDFSMHVSRNVVHASDSVETALREIGFWFQRDELVAWESSDRDYTYGP; encoded by the exons ATGGGCTCCCTGGGGCGCTgcctggcccggggcctgctgcGGGGGCAGCTCGGCCTCTCCCTCGGGCCCCCCCGCTGCTACGGCTCCG CCCCCCCGGAGCTGCGGGAGCAGACGCTGGTGCTGGTGAAGCCGGACGCAGTGCAGCGGCGGCTGGTGGGCGATGTCATCCGGCGCTTCGAGCGGCGCGGGTTCAAGCTGGTGGCCATGAAGCTGCTCCAG GCAGACCGGGGCCTCCTGGACAAGCACTACCAGCAGCTGCGGCAGAAGCCCTTCTACCCCGCGCTCCTCTCCTACATGACCTCGGGGCCGCTGGTGGCCATG GTGTGGGAGGGCTACAACGTGGTGCGCTCCACACGGGCCATGGTGGGGGACACCAACTCGGCACAGGCGGCGGCGGGGACCATCCGGGGGGATTTCAGCATGCACGTCAGCAG GAACGTGGTGCACGCCAGCGACTCGGTGGAGACGGCGCTGCGGGAGATCGGCTTCTGGTTCCAGCGGGACGAGCTGGTGGCCTGGGAGAGCAGCGACCGCGACTACACCTACGGGCCATAG